The following are from one region of the Quercus robur chromosome 1, dhQueRobu3.1, whole genome shotgun sequence genome:
- the LOC126713645 gene encoding uncharacterized protein LOC126713645, which translates to MSTGTNNCVFYSSIVLLLLTSIALTGYLIRDTVLVINSPRFPEFRVDSLSVSNLSYTYPNFSVSGNWNARFSVQNPNKKFSISYDLVQSTLVYEPKSLHVYEPEFISEIGIPDFNQSMRKETFIDAAFAVSDAYRSMSLGYINVDSTVSFVVKFLGRIKFKDGRGRLVKDYWGREALKVHCEGLVVSLASSHSGASISGKLVEPRDCKIL; encoded by the coding sequence ATGTCAACCGGTACCAATAATTGCGTCTTCTACAGCTCTATCGTCCTCCTCTTACTCACCTCCATAGCCTTAACCGGCTACCTCATCCGGGACACCGTCTTGGTCATCAACAGCCCTAGATTCCCCGAGTTCCGAGTCGACTCACTCTCCGTCTCCAACCTCTCCTACACTTACCCAAACTTCTCTGTCTCCGGCAACTGGAACGCCCGGTTCTCCGTCCAAAACCCcaacaaaaagttttccatCTCCTACGACCTTGTTCAGTCCACGCTCGTGTACGAACCCAAGTCCTTGCACGTTTACGAACCCGAGTTCATATCCGAGATCGGCATCCCTGACTTCAACCAGTCCATGCGTAAAGAAACGTTTATCGACGCTGCGTTCGCGGTCAGCGACGCTTACAGATCAATGTCACTCGGTTACATTAACGTCGACAGCACAGTTTCTTTCGTTGTGAAGTTTCTTGGTAGGATTAAATTCAAGGATGGTAGGGGTAGACTTGTTAAAGATTATTGGGGGAGGGAAGCTCTTAAGGTTCATTGCGAAGGTTTGGTTGTTTCTCTCGCTTCGTCACATAGCGGTGCCTCCATTTCAGGGAAGCTAGTGGAACCCAGGGACTGCAAGATTTTATAG